The DNA region TGGAAAAGACGAGACGTTGTTCCAACGAGAACCTGACGTCAAATCTTTTTGCCGAGTCACTTTTAGTTTGAGTGCGTTTTATTCAAATCATCAAACAATGTACTTATTCAGCCAGATCATTCATCTGTGCTTCTATCCTTATattgattttaatttttaaaagcattttgaaCGGTTTCATTACAGTTACATATAACCTACACATACATATAACCCAATAGTTCCCAGATAAATAACACATTTTCTCATATGACCTGTACAAAAGGGTGTAAACCAAAGAACTTGCACCCAGCTGTATAATGATGCAGTGAGACGCGTGAGGGTCAGTGGCACCAACTGTACTAAGACCCTCAAAGGTCCGTGTGGAGTCGCCTGTAACAGCAGGGGCTCAGTTCAAAGGCACGGTGGGTTGATTTAACAAGATTCGAGAAATAAAGAAGAGAAGTTATCGCCTGAAATGAAAATTAACATAACAACCTGCATGTTGCATACATCCACCTCCTTAAAAGGgtgtaattacagtaattacaacCTTTTAGAGCAAGGATTATTTATTTGGGGGATTTTGTATTGAGGTATTGGAGGTTATGTCTCCTGTATTTATATAAGCATCATTGGTTCAAGAGCATTTTATGAAGCACAGTCCTCACTGTCATCAGTCTTAATTTACCTAATATAAAAAATGAGCATCAGTTTTTAGTAAATCAATTGCAGCAGACTTCCAGAACAACGTCCTCGTCCATTGCAGGACTCAAACCATGGACGCTGCAGCTGTGGGGCGTTGTGTGCAGGGAGCAGGTGATGGCGGTTCTGTGTTACATCGTACAGTAGGTGTGGGGCCAATCAGGCCACCTCCCCTTTACATTATGATTTTTCAGAGTGTAAATAGTCATAATGATTTGCACGTGTGCATCTCTCCGCAATCGTTCCCTGTGGATGTGACGTCTCGTTATTTTTATGGGCAGTTGCTAAACTAATGTTAAATTATTACTGTGCACAAGTCAAAATAGGGTGACTCAGCGTATATTTGCACAGATGTCAGTAAGGACGCAATTAATCTTAACATTCATGAAACAATTAAACgctaaaataatgttttatgacAGTGcgctgcaactgtgcttttccCCCCCCTCGTCTCCGCTTCTTTTAAAAGTCTCAGAAGCAGCGGGTCTAATTGAAACGTGTCTCCCGGCATCTGATCTGTCACAGGGTGCAGCTCCGCTGGGCTAAGCCCACATATGTTTGCCGTGTTCGCCGCGGTCCGCGGCGGCATAACAGCAGCCGGCTGACAGGCAGCGGGGACGCGCTTGGTGGAGCGACGCTGCCACGCTGCTTTGCCCCGCGGATTAGATCTCCCGCTGACAGCCTGATCACCGCGGAGGCGCACGCGGAGGAGAGCGGGGCGCTATGATGGagcggagccgggaggagacaggaggcaggaggcctGGCTGACTTTTATCGCTGCTTGATGAAATTATTAGCACAGACAATAATTGTTCTATGAAAGAAAGGTTTTCCACTTTGAAGATCATCCTTCACCAAACGGCAAAAACACCGTGGGAACAGGGTTGTTTCACGGTGATGTCATACGAAAACATGAAGTTGCTCAACTATTTGCTGTTCTGGAACGGTTTCATTCTTTAGGAAAaacttcagaataaaagctgtggAGAAAGTTTTCAGTCGGTCACTGTGCGTAAGCGactccagcatcagcagcatcagcaacGTGCAAGTCAATGACATAAAAGACTTAACTAGCGAAACCGAACTCGTTCTGCGTGGTCTCTAACCTGGTTGTTTTTGCACAGATCGGCCCACATGCTGGTTCCGTCCCCGCCGCGCATCAGGACGTggtaaatgaagaaataaatccCAGGGATGGAGCACGTGAACTTCCCGGTGGTCGGGTCGTAGTGGTTTCCCAAGTTGGTCACGACGTCATCGAACTTGAGGACCTCGTATCCCTCGTGTTGCTTTTTGAGCCCTGCGTAAAAGGCGATCTTGGGCACGGTGCTGTACGTGGCCGCGCTGATGGCACCGGCGGCTGCGCTGGACCCCGGTGGTCCCGGTAAACCAGGTCTGCCCGGTTCCCCTTTCTCTCCGGGCGGCCCCATTGGACCGGGCGGGCCGGGCTCACCTCTCTCGCCAACAGGTCCCCTCGCGCCCGTCTTTCCCGGTCGGCCCGGTTCCCCTTTCGGACCTTGGATAAAAGTGGGCAAAGACTGCACGAGGCTGTTGTCTCGCACCGTGTCGGCCGTGGCGGTGCTGGTCGGAGACTTGGTGCCGTACGGGTCGCACACCATCCTACAGGTTCCAAGCATCTCGTAGTGCGCCGCCGTCCCCGCCGAGTTGACCAGAACCGGGATGAGGATGACCAAAACCAGAACCATAACGACCCCCAGGACCCCCGCCGCAACCAGCCGCTTCCTGCCGACCAGCCGCGTCAGCGCAGGATGATCCTGTTGTCTGCTTTTGGGCGAAATTTTGCTGGTTGGAGAGGAAACCcttcaaaggaaaaaaaatgtagcCGAGCTACACTTAGTTGATGTTAATTAACTTTATGAAGCGGAGCCCCCTCCCCTCTGCGTCCTCGTCTGGCTCCTCTCCACACTTTGAGGTCTTTGTGAAAGTTCAGCCTTTTAGTGCTCGGTGCTGGTCAGAATCACTGGATTCAGCATATCTGAGACGCGCTCACACCCAGACACGGGGTCCGGCTCCCTCTGGGATCCACGGGACCAGAACCAAAGTGGTCGTACGGCGGCTATAGTCTCCGTGACTGGATCGGGACCAGATAACGCGAACGCCTGAAACGGAGCGCGGAAAGAGTCAATAGCCACAGAgagcaaaggagagagagagagagagagagagagaggattcaGATGTTCTGTCCTCCAATAGCAGCGCAGGTTCAGAGCATCTTTAGAGTCTAGCTCCCAATTCACTTATCTTTCACCGCACTTTGTTTGGTGGGCAGTGAAGATAACTCGCTTTTATTTCCCTCAGTGTCAAACCTAAaccacagggtgtgtgtgtgaggaggaggggggggggggggggggggggggggggggggggggggggggggggggggctgtgctgAAAGGCTCTTTCACCTCACACAATCTGCTCCTGCCGTTCGTTCCGCCAGTTAAAAATATGTGACAGCTTTTCAAAATCCATGTTATAGGACATTAAGCACATTAGGTCGCGTTACCTGACTCTCAACCAGCAGGATGCCGACGCATGAGCTCACACAGCGCCTCTGCTACCTCCAGCCTGCTGATATCAGCCACACACGTAACAGAGGTTGTTCAGCACAAATCAGGTTCCACCAAAGAAACACTTCCtctaaaaaaaactaaaatggaAAAAGCATTCAGGATTTTGAAAGGAAATTAAGCAAATCTATAACAATCTCAGTTTATGTGTCATAACTGAGTATTTGTCTCCTTTTTAGTTTAGGAGCTTATGACCCTGGAAAAAGCCCAGCTGTCATCTGTCTGCAGTCAGGCCTGATGTGTCAAAacatctgacctctgacctctgccacTCCACACAGTAACGAGACAGTAGATGAGCTCAAAGGGCACGTCTGAATCAGATCTATTATGTCCATGAATTCTGAACAGGCGAGTGTGTGACCCCGAGTCTAGACGCTGCTCAAAGCCGGGGAACGGGCTCCACATATCGCAGCGTCAGCCTCAAACAAGCCTCCAGTGTGTCACACGACGACGCCACGAGGAAGGGGGAATATGCACGGCTCCTAAGTCTTTCTTCCCATCACACAGTGTAATATAAGTGGACAGTCGCCCGTCAATCAACCTGCCAGCAGCTACTTATCTTGGGCACTGGACTCGGAGGTGGACGAGTCGCCCAGTGGACGTAAAGTTAATGTGCGGTGACACATTCCCACAGATGACCGGTGTCCGTGTGTGGTCAACACGCGCTCACACTCAAACTGGGCAGTGACACTGTCCTCAGAGGTCGCACGCATAAAACTGGACGAAAGAAAttgtgttgttactgtagtTATACTCATTGTTGGATGTGATAAGTGTAAATGTGCCCATGTCTCCATTAGTGGTCCTCTAATCTCTATGTATGAGCCACTGTTTGcatatttaccacatttatttcatatttgctTCCAGGTTTGGTTGTTTCTGTTAATTGTGATAAAAATAATTAAGTAATAAACTTGAATAAACATCATTTTAAACCATATCTACAGTGATGCCAAGCAGCACATGAAAtttgaattaaatgttttaatacaaATGATTCATCTGttaacattattattgttgtaaCGCTGTGGTTGTGCATGAGAAGCCCAACTTGCTTTGCTCTCTGCTCGGAGTAACCACACTCATTAAAGTGGCACAGTTCAGCCTCCCTCACACGGTAAAGCCtgccccaacacacacacgccacctaTAAATCACCTCATGAAAATCAATGGGCTTTAGTTAGCCTGGGACTCATTGTGTCCTTGGAAAAAAATGTGAGATGAATTGAGATGAAatgggaacaaaacaggaacaacatcCACTCAGAGGGGAGAgaatagaaaaacacagaggaggagagcgatgaCTATTAACCCGAGCTTCAGGGTGGAGGTGATAGTTCACCGACCGTCTGTGGTTTCACGCACATGACCAGCATTTGTTTCATGGCAGAGCCCAAAACCTCAGCCGCTGCTCTGAAACAGGACCGAAGGGATGAGTCAGGGCGCCGTTACCTCAGACTCTGAGATGGATGACGGTCCTAAACTAAAGCTATCGCAGCGAGTGCTTCGTTTTAGGAAGCCCTGCCCTCTGCACCTGCACCTCTGCTGATTAAAACCGCACTAACCAGCTTCACGCACAAAAAGCCCGCTGATCCATGCGTGTCGGTTCATCGGCACACTCCAGCCAAACGGTTTGTGTCCATCAGCGTGAGGAGGTTCGTGTGGCTGCTGTCGAGGGACAATGGAGGTCAGAGTTGACGTGGATTAATGGAGGGACACTTCAGTAGAACAACGTGCAGCTGACGACCTTCACATCAGATGCTAATTGGGACAAAAATGGTAttttaacacacagacaccaattgtgtttgttttccaagaGTAATAGCTGCGTATTTGATGTACAACACGTTTTGTTCAAAAGCGATTCTCAATATTTGGGAAATTTAATACAGTATTAAAAGAAAGACATTTCCAGGCAGCATGTGTGTCGACTGTgcaggttttatttaaatacgtatatatatatgcacaaTGCACAATACTGGGCTGTGATAAAGGCATCTTGCGATAGGCTGAAATGTGACAGACAGAACaataagatttaaaaaaataacttaaGGAATTAAACACGAATGGCACGATGGCTGAAATGTGTCTCCTGATGCGCCGGGACCTGTGGAATGAACGCGTGGCAGCCGTGGCTGCGCCCGCCGCCTCACACCCTACAGTTAATAGTAACAACTTCAGGTTAAATAATCGCTCTGAAGAAATTTTATGTTCGACTGGCGACGAAAAACACTGTTAGAAACAGCCCCGGCACCGACATTCCGCCACCCAGTTCTCAGCTGAGTGATGTTTACATTTATGAAAACCATAGAATAAATGCCAGAGatgtgtgtttggtgtttggGGGTTGTAAAAATAGCCCCTTACTTAATGGACACGAGTGTGGGAGCAAGATTTTGAACTTCCCGTCTCTCACCAACATCAACCTCTACCTCCACTCGCGTGTAGCACCGAGGAAGCCAACGGGGTAGAGTTCCACCTGTACACAGGGATTCAGTCCAAGCAGTATTTAACACTGCATGTGAAAACAAGCATATAGTTCAATGTAATATAAAAGGCTGTgataaaagaggaggaggaggcacatgCAGCGTTGGGTGCTGAGCCGCAGCTCTCGGCTCTTCACTTGTTCTTGGCGGCCAGCGGCTTGCGGCTTATCTTCTTGCTCTTGTCGTTGCTCTTCTTGGGCGGCTCCGGGTTGGCCTGCATGTGTCTGCCGTAGAGGCTgcggaggaaggagaggagaggagaggctctGAGTAAACACGGCTCTGCTGAAGCCAAACTCAAACATCCCCGCGGTCTCGCGGTATTTATGAGCTCCCTCCTCAGCAAACCggtggctgtgtgtgagtgatctCCAGCTCGGCCAAAATGCCCACCCTTCACTTTGCTCCACTTATTAGCGTCCGCTGCCGCTGAGGAATGGACGCATGAAAAAGTGTCCTCATCCGCAGCCCACCGCCCAGAcccccccacaccaccaccCACTCCACCACCCCGTCTCTGTCTGGTCTCCACTTTTCCTCTCCCATGGGTGTCTCTTTGTTCGCACAGAAGCCAGAGAGCTCAGTGGACTGGAAAAGACCTTTTCTACAGCTCGGCCTCTCCGTGTTCCTGCCTGCAGCCTGTTTTATAGATAATTGtcatcttgtttttcctcttctggCCTGAACTGAAAACTGGGGAGCGTCTGCGCTGCTCGCACGTCCCGTTACTACATGAGTGACTGTGTAAGCTAACACATGTCTTTGACCGGAATATTGGGATCGCTTGTGGtggaataacacacacacacgcgcgcgcgcacacacacgcgcgcacacgcgcacacacacacacacacacgcgcacacacacacgcgcgcacacacacacacacacacacacacacacacacacacacacacacacacacacacagtcagtaaAATATATAAAGAGCCACAGTCATAAAActatctgtctgtgtctgaagtGTCTCGTATTTCCCTGTCTTCCCTTTGCCTGTATCCCATGTCAACACGCTCTACTGGGAATTAAATGCTGCCAAAACTCCTAATATGTGCTGCCCATCAAACCATAGCCGGCGCGTGGCAGGGaacagaaacaaagagaggaaTTGAGAATCACAGATAAGAGGCAGCATCGCTCCATATAAACATGAGCTCCTGCTTCATGGGCGGCGGTTTCCTCCTTTGCTCCTGCAGAAATCGTTCACCTTTGAAAAGCTGACCGCGGCCACTAATGAACTCTGTTTCTTTCCCATAGCCCCGCTAACATGGGAACGCTTGTCACACTGTTAGTGCGCCAGCATTAACAATTAGCAGGGCTTCGCCGGAAAGCAGTAGAGGTGCGCGACATGTTGTCCCAGCACAGCAGAGCTAAACGAGTTCATTACTGTTATGTGTGACGCTTTTTGATCAGCAGGAACCAGAAATGTCGTAGCACAGCTGTCAACTGTGTGTGTCAACTACAACAGGGCGGACGGCTGAATGGTTGTATTAAAACCCAGACAAAACATGATGTTAATTTGTCTGTTGTGTAGTTACTGAGTGGATCTCCTCTTGTTTTACCACACAACGGCTTCAGAGCCTCCCACCAATCCTGGTAACACGAGAGGGTGTCGACTCGCtgcacagcagaaaaaaaatgaaaatcaatttCACTCAACCGTTTTCAATTGTATTCCTGTCTGAATGAAGGGATGACAAACTATCAGAAACATGCCTCTGTATATAGACACGGCGAGTGGAGCTAGCACGCAGTATGTCTCCTGTTGAAATCGACCATGTTTGGGGCTTTACAGTTAAATCGTGTAGCTGTATTCACACGCTGACAATCAGCTGATGTTAAAGTTTCTCCACAACCAGCTGAGAgctatttttttttacctcccGTACTGTACACAATCCCAGCGAGTTCCAGTATTCAACGAGCTACAGGGAACAGTGAATACGACTGgacgctgaagctgctgctacaCCGAAGACACGCTGTTAGTCATGTTAACACTGTAACTGTCAGCGCTGACACCCAGTCCACCTCATCAAGCACGAGAAGCCCAGAGACACCACAGCGAGACCAAACCCCtgtctggttcctccaccgTGTCTCCTGACATCCAACTGCTTAAATCCAACTCAATTCATGTGCATAGGAAATAATGGGCAAAAGTGTGTAAAGACGCACTCATATCGCAGCCTTGTTTATGGGTTATTGATACACAGCATGTTGAACTGTTACAGCTGTGCGTGGCCACTAAAGGGACAGCGAGCGGAGGTGCTGGAGGAAACCGGAGCCGTGGTGAATGATGGCGTGAGCTCCTTTTATGAAAAGCTAGATTATTCATTTAGTCAATAAGTGGCCAGCGCAGCCCACTTGGTGCTGTCATAACAAGCTAGTGTTAGCATAATTGTGGGATCCCATCACTGATGGatgagtggaggagagaaggatgTGTAGAGAGAgggctgggggggtgggggggaatCAGACAGTGTGTCACAGAAGCAAAGTCAAATCAATATGAAGAGAGAGAATAATTCAGTCTAATTGATGGCGGAGTTGCCTCGAAAACAATATAGACTGATATTATACTAAGTCCAATGAAACAATACATTGTCTTAACTGttcacacaggtctaaacagcagTTCCAATGTtataatgacacgctttgtttgcaaaaggcccTAATTGTGTCAAAATATTTGAAATAcgcagcaaaaactcattttgcctttagcataaacaaacaatacaacttgcaaccaactACATGAACATgaccaatcagtcataacaagAGGACAGCAAAATTccaaccactgatctcagtgtgaatgagtgcttcattgatcggattggagcctgttgctattcgttgtctttgtagtttatgtcaaatttaccttttaggCAAAGACTTGGATCCacatgaagaaatgctttgatttattgaatccatgataTTATATATCATTTTATATATTGTCTGTGTACTGTGTGAGAGCAGGACATGCAtcatatgtacagtagtacGTTCCTCACAGTCTACTTCTACCACTTGCTCATCTTGACACCACAgaaatgttttgattttcagATTATCACACAAAgttgcaaagtaggtaaattgGCTCAATACAGACCCACAGTTTAGTCTAATACTTTATATGTCTCTACACATGCACATATCTTAGAATAAGTGAGATCTCCTACCTGTTTCAAACGTACTGCAAGAAAACCAACTAAAGCAGTTTCATTGCACTTTGATCTAAGCAGTTCTCGCTACAGATCAACATAAAGATTTGCCATTTCTTTtaagagtgtgtatgtgtgtgtccaagTGCAGTGATGAACTGTTAGAGCCAATTaaatgcaaaagaaaaagaggcaAATGGATTCAGATTCCTGATGATGTCTTTATAGAGCTCTGCTATTCCTCACGGCTTAATTAATCACAGCAAAGTTCTGTGTGTGTAGGAATTGGTATTTGGCTTCGCTTTAaccatgtgtgtatgtgtgtggaggaaatatgtatgtgtgagcgcgcgtgtgtgatAAATGTGCAGCGAGGCCAAAGGCCATTGATCTGAGGGGGTCCTTCCCTTTCGCAACCGCCCAGTCTTCATCAGAGATGCCATGCAATTTAGTGCCTTCCTTTACAGGCTGAGACGCATTAGTAGGAAGCAGACGGAGGAAAGAACGAGTAGTTAAGAtagaaaaggaggagggggagatcCTAATTAGGATTCATGACAAACAACTGAGGCTTTTAGCCAATGGTGGCGAAGCTCTTTGCCCTTATCATTAGATAGTTACATTTTCTGCTGACCCACCGGTGCCAGAGGATGTGTGGGGAGAGGTGAGCACTACTTTATTCATAACTCAAGTCAACACAAATATCCTCAACCTCAATTAACCACACTCAAGGTGCAGCCCTCCACAGCATTTAACCTCGCAGGCTGTCTGGGTTTCGGTTCAGCCTCGGCCATTAAACGCCTCGATTCGCGTCAAGCGCTGATCACATTGCAAAGAGATTAGAGGCTCTGGAGGCGCCCACAGCACAGAATGGGCCCAGTGCCGCTAGTTATACCTGCACGATGTATTAATGTGTCTGTCCACGCTGAGACAGCAGAAGGCCATCACGCATTTCTAACCAGGCGCGAAGGCAGTTATTGATGTGATAATCAATTGGCCGCGATCAGTACGTGCTGATGTTTGAAATATGTCTTTGGTGATTGGCTAATTATTATTCGTCCTTTTGTGCCACTTGACAGTGATTGAATACGGCCCGTTCATTACTCTTTAATCGTGAAGGAATTGTTTGCGCTGCGGTGGCGTATTAGAATATAcgcagcatttacagtaaagtTGGGTTTGGGTGCGATCAGCAAAGCCTGCTGGCGTCAAACTTTTTGAGCCTATAGACGCTAAATTCATAGCAGTATGACTGGATGCAGCTCTCCAAAACAAACCTAGGTGAATCCTTAATGAACTGAAATATAATTAGTGAATTTCTCATTATAGTCCTCCTTTTTGTGTCCAGTGagtgctgtcagtcaaaattaTGGAATTATGGGCATGAGGACTATTACTGGCTaggtccagcagccaggtgactgaggggtcACTAACAAACTTAATCACTTTTTAATAGATTCCAGGTTGGGATCTGAACCCTCCCGCTGCTCACGTCAGGCCCCCCATCACATCCCCAGCAAAGGTCCTGAAAGTCTGCGCTCCCCAGctttgtggtgtcctccaacacatcttcaacctggtCCCGCAGCTGGAGGGtgttcctcttgggtggaaaaagtcatgcattgttcCAGTGAATAACATCCCAGATCAACGACTACAGActcgtggctctgacctctcacagcactttgagaggctgatcctggactccctgcgttctggtcaaaccctcagtctacccccctccagtttgcagtTCCAGTTTCAGAGGTGATGACGGtggaaaggaaaataaacagtGTCAACCAGAATCACATTTTAGGGGGCGTGTATAGAAAAAGTAACAAAGGTAACAAACTGAACGGTTCACAGGAGGCTGGAAACTTCAGTCACTCCAGTGCCACCACCAcctgcacacatactgtacatgtctgcaTGCCTCAGGTATGCTGCTTGAAGAGAGTGAATATAGAAAGAGGCATGAGatcacacatttttttctgaTGAACTAATTCACTTCAGATCATGGGCAGTTTTCCTCCATCAGAGCTAAAAACGTAGCATAGACACCTTCACTGCCCTTTTACACCTTTTCAGCAAGTAAAAGTAATGATGCTTCTTATTCATGGCCAAATGTTAGTTATGATCACACCATATTAGAGATAGAAACAGGTTAGAAACAGTAAGAGTCATTTACATGTAGTTCTTATAGAAAATCTAAAGGGTTTAATatttcctcagcagctgctctggctCGTGTTCCAGAACCGAGCAGAGCAGCTAGTGCAGACAAGTGTtgggagatggggggggggggggggggggtatgggtGCTCGGCCTGAGACAGAGGTTGCAATATCAGTCGTCCAAGTCTGAGGCCTCCTCACTGCAGGGACCCGGAGCAGTTGTCTCTGTTAGGCATTAATGCACGAATATAATTAGACAGTAAGTGAGAAGAAAAGACTGCACGCCAGCGGAACGAATCAGGCCTGGTCGAGCAGAAACGGGTGAGAGTGACATTTAATGCAagaaaaaagagggggggggttgtaaCATTGCTGTGAGGGTAATTAGATCTGCAGAAAGACGCCAGAACGATTTCCTACTTTCTAGTTGGGCATTAGTCAACTGGAAAGGACGTTATTGGTCAACTTGAGCTCTGCTTTAAATTCAACATGATCACGTTCTCCTCCAGCGGCCAATGAACTCAAGCACAACAGGGCGCCCTGTTCTCTGACTGTGGCACTTCATCACTAATCATCCAACGgcctgcctctcccagaacgaGGCTAAAATAACCCACGCTGTTAAGCAGTTTTAATCCGAGTGTGTCCTCAGTGTTAATGTTCTTCTATTGTGTTGAATGAATACAATTCAGTGGTCTTtggtggaggaagagaaggacgTCTCACTGCAGAC from Betta splendens chromosome 4, fBetSpl5.4, whole genome shotgun sequence includes:
- the c1ql3a gene encoding complement C1q-like protein 3; the protein is MVLVLVILIPVLVNSAGTAAHYEMLGTCRMVCDPYGTKSPTSTATADTVRDNSLVQSLPTFIQGPKGEPGRPGKTGARGPVGERGEPGPPGPMGPPGEKGEPGRPGLPGPPGSSAAAGAISAATYSTVPKIAFYAGLKKQHEGYEVLKFDDVVTNLGNHYDPTTGKFTCSIPGIYFFIYHVLMRGGDGTSMWADLCKNNQVRASAIAQDADQNYDYASNSAVLHLEPGDEVYIKLDGGKAHGGNNNKYSTFSGFIIYAD